A genome region from Tursiops truncatus isolate mTurTru1 chromosome 15, mTurTru1.mat.Y, whole genome shotgun sequence includes the following:
- the LOC117308158 gene encoding LOW QUALITY PROTEIN: large ribosomal subunit protein eL32-like (The sequence of the model RefSeq protein was modified relative to this genomic sequence to represent the inferred CDS: substituted 1 base at 1 genomic stop codon), which produces MAALRPLVKPKMVKKRTKKFIRHQSDRYAKIKRNWRKPRGIDNRVRRRFKGQILMPNIGYGSNKKTKHMLPSGFRKFLVHNVKELXMLLMCNKSYCAEIVHNVSSKNRKAIVERAAQLAIRVTNPNTRLHSEENE; this is translated from the coding sequence ATGGCTGCCCTCAGACCCCTCGTGAAGCCCAAGATGGTCAAAAAGAGGACCAAGAAGTTCATCCGGCACCAGTCAGACCGATATGCCAAAATTAAGCGGAACTGGCGGAAACCCAGAGGCATTGACAACAGGGTGCGCAGGAGATTCAAGGGCCAGATCTTGATGCCCAACATCGGTTACGGGagcaacaagaaaacaaagcacaTGCTGCCCAGCGGCTTCCGGAAGTTCCTGGTCcacaatgtcaaggagctttaaATGCTGCTGATGTGCAACAAGTCTTACTGTGCTGAGATTGTGCACAACGTCTCCTCCAAGAACCGCAAAGCCATTGTGGAGAGAGCAGCCCAGCTGGCCATCAGAGTCACCAATCCCAACACCAGGCTGCACAGCGAAGAAAATGAATAG